One segment of Sulfobacillus thermosulfidooxidans DSM 9293 DNA contains the following:
- a CDS encoding glycosyltransferase — protein MDVFWDGPFFRAASFDHVNRALSRSLAARNINVVVHAWDAVPNPVPEDWKWFLAHRAGFKTADAHVRHGWPPTFSSRMGPFFLLQHWEAGAVPKSWINPIRRYVRRVLVVSEAVRDMFVAGGIPAEMISVIPLGINPHHFYAGGPRCERWDRYATRFLFVGGLISRKGIDILLSAYQKAFDADHSVILIIKAVGSQFAYDDASILDALEAFRSDPKNPAIDWITDNLTEEAMASLYRSASVLVHPYRGEGFGLPLLEAMACGIPIIVSDFGPAREFVPRENALWISGNVRYFTPESYESQGPGWYFEPNEDHLVTLLRQATERLPVVHSGAEWSQSWSWDHAAEELAAILKSEVMPREGTTKVYPEKAVLWRAPGRSPSGYGQATRLWLKAFQHHGVAVRLLDIDDPVVYARHEGIDVAAWEDVAVPSGTPAVQFTPGFALQSDYHGPNIVYTMWETDEWPHSWKLQLEQADHVIVPSTWDYEKALRMGVASDRLSVVPLPLDTDKFHPDGPKLWPMDHRFRFLSVFDWQTRKGWDILLRAWAQAFRSTDPVVLILKVTKISTASQAQQEQWRAMRKDLSNTAPIVLLDSVVSTAEMAALYRSVHAFVLPTRGEGWGLPILEAMASGLPVIATDWSGSSVFMNRKNSLPLAIDGLERVPDSEPFSLFRGQQWAKPSLEDLIEKLRWVFGHYQSLDALRNEARRTAEDYHPDRVASALLSVLESFWA, from the coding sequence ATGGATGTCTTTTGGGATGGACCATTTTTTCGTGCGGCAAGTTTTGATCACGTGAATCGCGCGTTATCTCGGTCCCTGGCCGCTCGTAATATTAATGTGGTTGTTCATGCATGGGACGCGGTGCCCAATCCAGTTCCAGAAGATTGGAAATGGTTTTTAGCGCACCGAGCCGGATTTAAAACGGCAGACGCGCATGTCCGCCATGGATGGCCACCAACCTTTTCTTCTCGAATGGGTCCTTTTTTTCTATTGCAACATTGGGAAGCCGGTGCTGTTCCCAAAAGCTGGATCAATCCGATTCGCCGGTATGTTCGTCGCGTTTTAGTTGTCAGTGAGGCTGTTCGTGACATGTTTGTTGCGGGAGGCATCCCGGCCGAGATGATAAGCGTTATTCCCTTAGGTATCAATCCCCATCATTTCTATGCGGGTGGTCCGCGATGCGAACGGTGGGATCGTTATGCAACGCGCTTTCTGTTCGTTGGTGGATTAATCTCGCGTAAAGGTATAGATATTTTGTTGAGTGCTTACCAAAAAGCTTTTGACGCAGATCACTCGGTCATTTTAATTATTAAAGCAGTGGGAAGTCAATTTGCCTACGATGATGCCTCTATTCTAGATGCCCTGGAGGCCTTTCGTTCCGATCCGAAAAACCCGGCTATTGATTGGATCACTGATAACTTGACTGAAGAGGCAATGGCCTCGTTATATCGGTCGGCATCCGTTTTGGTCCACCCATACCGCGGAGAAGGATTTGGTCTCCCACTCTTGGAAGCTATGGCTTGCGGTATTCCAATTATCGTTAGCGATTTCGGCCCGGCTAGGGAATTCGTGCCGCGTGAGAATGCTTTGTGGATATCAGGAAACGTTCGGTACTTTACACCTGAATCGTATGAAAGCCAAGGACCAGGCTGGTATTTCGAACCTAATGAGGACCACTTGGTAACTCTGCTAAGACAGGCCACTGAAAGGTTACCTGTCGTTCATTCGGGTGCGGAATGGAGCCAATCATGGTCATGGGACCACGCAGCGGAAGAACTTGCGGCCATTTTGAAGAGCGAAGTTATGCCACGAGAAGGGACGACGAAGGTCTATCCTGAGAAAGCCGTTTTGTGGCGTGCCCCGGGTCGAAGCCCGTCCGGGTACGGACAAGCGACGCGGTTATGGCTTAAGGCTTTTCAACATCACGGTGTTGCTGTCCGATTGCTTGACATTGATGATCCCGTCGTGTATGCACGGCACGAAGGCATTGATGTGGCTGCATGGGAGGACGTTGCCGTGCCCTCTGGTACGCCAGCAGTGCAATTTACTCCTGGTTTTGCTCTGCAATCCGACTATCATGGTCCAAATATTGTATATACGATGTGGGAGACCGACGAATGGCCGCACAGTTGGAAATTGCAATTGGAGCAGGCAGACCATGTGATTGTGCCATCGACATGGGACTATGAAAAGGCTCTCCGAATGGGCGTTGCGTCGGATCGTTTAAGCGTTGTTCCCCTGCCTCTAGACACTGATAAGTTCCATCCCGATGGACCGAAACTCTGGCCAATGGACCATCGATTTCGTTTCTTAAGCGTTTTCGATTGGCAAACGCGAAAGGGATGGGATATATTGCTTCGGGCGTGGGCACAAGCTTTTCGGTCTACCGATCCTGTCGTTCTCATTCTAAAGGTTACCAAAATTTCTACAGCCTCCCAAGCACAACAAGAGCAGTGGAGAGCCATGCGAAAAGATCTGTCAAATACGGCTCCCATTGTACTTTTAGATTCTGTAGTCTCAACGGCTGAGATGGCTGCGTTGTACCGTTCGGTTCACGCGTTTGTACTACCCACACGGGGAGAAGGATGGGGATTGCCCATTTTAGAAGCTATGGCGAGTGGTCTGCCAGTCATTGCAACTGATTGGTCGGGGTCCTCTGTGTTTATGAATCGCAAAAACAGTTTACCCTTAGCCATAGACGGGCTTGAACGCGTTCCTGATTCTGAACCCTTTTCATTATTTCGCGGTCAACAGTGGGCGAAGCCATCTCTCGAGGATCTTATTGAGAAATTACGCTGGGTTTTTGGTCATTATCAAAGTTTAGATGCCCTGCGGAATGAGGCTCGGCGTACAGCTGAGGATTATCATCCCGACCGTGTGGCATCAGCACTTTTGTCAGTGTTAGAGTCCTTCTGGGCATGA
- a CDS encoding flagellin, which produces MYVNTNITALFAENAYSNTLAKVNQLSNEMSTGLQINSPADNPAGLAIANIMQGELNGLTQASANVSQATNLVQTAVGGVNNDMQILQQLQSLATQAAQNTNSSSQLQAIQQEINSLVNVVNQSAQTTNYNNLKVLSGDYGASVTNGTGVGSGATISAVYLGADSGSAFTQNVKNAQFTVSVQALNTTTGEDQATIQGTMVVNGVTVTIQPTTVTVTTGATSGTVDIQFNNLSGSNGSVSVAPFSMIMTVNQASVSTTATSGTVTINPPTDKSTLSFQVGPSQSSADIVNANFAAVDANSLGIGNLNVTTSTQAQYAITQVQHAISSLSALQGYTGSLLNQFQYTASNLQSENTNLTQSRATIMDANMPAVSSEFVKEQTLLQSNLAALQSANQLPSLILKLLG; this is translated from the coding sequence ATGTACGTCAACACTAATATTACCGCGTTGTTTGCTGAAAACGCCTATTCGAACACGCTTGCTAAAGTGAACCAACTTTCTAATGAAATGTCTACGGGGCTTCAGATTAATTCGCCAGCAGACAATCCTGCAGGGTTAGCCATTGCTAATATTATGCAGGGAGAGCTGAATGGACTCACTCAGGCCTCAGCAAACGTGTCTCAAGCAACCAATTTGGTGCAAACTGCTGTGGGTGGCGTTAACAACGACATGCAAATTCTTCAACAATTGCAGTCCCTAGCCACACAGGCGGCTCAAAACACGAATTCATCATCTCAGTTGCAGGCTATTCAGCAAGAAATAAATTCACTTGTCAACGTTGTAAACCAGAGCGCTCAAACTACCAATTATAATAACCTTAAAGTACTTAGCGGCGACTACGGAGCTTCTGTGACAAATGGAACAGGAGTCGGAAGCGGCGCTACTATTAGTGCGGTCTATCTTGGAGCAGACTCTGGAAGCGCGTTTACGCAGAATGTCAAGAATGCACAATTTACTGTTTCAGTGCAGGCACTTAATACGACTACAGGAGAAGATCAGGCCACCATTCAGGGTACTATGGTGGTTAACGGCGTAACTGTTACGATCCAGCCCACTACAGTGACCGTTACTACTGGTGCAACTAGTGGTACCGTGGATATCCAATTCAATAACCTGTCAGGAAGCAATGGATCAGTATCCGTCGCTCCATTTTCAATGATTATGACCGTCAACCAGGCATCGGTATCCACTACCGCCACGTCTGGCACGGTTACTATCAACCCACCAACAGATAAAAGTACTCTGTCGTTCCAAGTGGGACCATCTCAAAGCAGTGCTGACATCGTAAACGCCAATTTCGCAGCAGTAGATGCGAATTCTTTAGGTATTGGAAACCTCAACGTTACTACTTCTACGCAAGCTCAATATGCCATTACTCAGGTGCAACACGCTATATCTTCCTTGTCGGCATTACAAGGTTACACGGGTTCCTTGCTCAATCAGTTCCAATATACTGCCAGCAACCTGCAGTCGGAAAATACGAATCTTACGCAGTCTAGGGCAACGATTATGGATGCCAACATGCCAGCTGTCTCTTCGGAGTTCGTGAAGGAACAGACCTTGTTGCAATCGAACCTGGCAGCACTTCAAAGTGCTAATCAGTTGCCGTCCCTGATCTTAAAATTACTTGGATAA
- the fliD gene encoding flagellar filament capping protein FliD — protein MSTNPLLTLSPSQIWGNQANNPISSLMLTYSPNVIESLALAPISLQEKQLNQTLSQVQAASSAWSQLQADASAVMSQLTTLSSGLPFDAQSASSSSPSVATAAASSEAASGSFGLTVNQLAQAEVDHSAVFSSATQAANISGTFTIALGPTSGTSPTTTSASVTITSGMTLEQIASAINSSAGQYVKAAVQDTANGYQLVVQANQPNQFIYYGESSSTSILNNGSGELGLVNASSGGTVISSGTSNNNTEAVAQPAEYTLGNTTLQANSNTISNIVPGVTAQLLSVGTTTITVGPNVSQMESSITKFQKDWNQLVQDVNTLTLPVNAGPPESSSSSSSSSSSYKSNSHQVISSPQPLAFVQQAQSVLGETVAQTAAGPLTMADVGLQWNYSAQDGTLSWDPNGSSQISANLSTLLTTHPHSVASYFQTLSNKLMPILQVFAQGSTSVSQTAQSSLENEINSLTLQKQNLVAEAQSVAKTARQEYLAMANSMTGALGVYNYFQNVVLGGPSSSGGGFAT, from the coding sequence ATGAGTACGAATCCCTTATTGACCTTGAGTCCGAGTCAAATTTGGGGTAATCAAGCCAACAACCCCATAAGTTCCCTGATGCTGACATATTCGCCGAATGTCATCGAAAGTCTAGCTTTGGCCCCGATATCTCTACAAGAAAAGCAACTTAACCAGACTCTCTCCCAAGTGCAGGCGGCTAGTAGCGCATGGAGCCAACTTCAGGCGGACGCAAGTGCTGTCATGAGCCAGTTGACGACATTAAGTAGTGGTTTGCCGTTTGACGCTCAAAGTGCTAGTAGTAGTTCACCAAGTGTGGCTACTGCTGCCGCTAGCTCTGAGGCTGCATCGGGCAGTTTCGGGTTGACGGTGAACCAATTGGCTCAAGCTGAGGTCGACCATAGCGCGGTGTTCAGTTCAGCGACACAAGCTGCCAATATCAGCGGAACGTTCACCATTGCACTAGGACCAACGTCCGGCACATCGCCGACTACCACCAGCGCGTCGGTAACGATAACGTCTGGTATGACCTTAGAACAAATAGCGTCCGCTATAAATTCATCAGCCGGACAGTACGTGAAGGCTGCCGTGCAGGATACCGCAAACGGCTATCAGCTGGTCGTTCAAGCCAATCAACCGAATCAGTTCATTTATTACGGAGAAAGTAGCAGTACCTCTATTCTTAACAATGGAAGCGGAGAACTAGGTCTTGTAAATGCGTCGTCTGGAGGTACTGTTATTAGCAGCGGCACAAGTAATAACAATACGGAGGCTGTAGCCCAGCCAGCGGAATACACACTCGGCAACACTACCTTGCAAGCCAACAGTAATACGATCTCCAACATTGTCCCTGGCGTTACGGCGCAACTCCTAAGCGTTGGGACGACTACCATTACTGTGGGGCCAAACGTTTCCCAAATGGAATCATCGATAACAAAGTTCCAAAAGGATTGGAATCAATTGGTTCAAGATGTCAATACGCTGACACTCCCTGTAAATGCTGGCCCTCCTGAGTCTTCGTCATCCAGTTCGAGCTCCTCGTCATCCTATAAATCAAACTCGCATCAGGTGATTTCTTCGCCCCAGCCCTTAGCGTTCGTGCAGCAGGCTCAGTCGGTTCTTGGAGAAACTGTCGCGCAAACGGCTGCCGGACCGTTAACTATGGCAGATGTGGGATTGCAATGGAACTATAGCGCACAAGATGGTACATTATCATGGGATCCTAATGGTTCAAGTCAAATCTCTGCCAATCTCAGCACGTTGTTGACGACACACCCGCATTCCGTAGCATCTTATTTCCAAACCTTATCAAACAAACTGATGCCTATTCTTCAGGTTTTTGCGCAAGGATCAACAAGTGTGTCGCAAACCGCGCAAAGTTCATTGGAAAATGAGATAAACAGCCTGACCCTTCAAAAGCAAAATCTTGTGGCAGAAGCTCAGAGCGTTGCTAAAACTGCCAGGCAGGAATATCTCGCCATGGCTAACTCGATGACTGGAGCTCTGGGAGTTTATAATTACTTCCAAAATGTTGTGTTAGGTGGGCCATCATCATCAGGAGGAGGATTTGCCACGTAA
- a CDS encoding flagellar protein FliS, with protein MKMAENPYYNMHLQTLSPGGILEELWRYGRRQCLGAQEALSAQRWDALAHHASALQELWAGLHDTVNSEAPGAQTLRGLYFGLWRLALRLAVEHDADALRLMQTTMDILEPLTKGRTLLNERPETERAY; from the coding sequence ATGAAAATGGCTGAAAACCCCTACTACAATATGCATCTGCAAACTTTGAGTCCCGGGGGAATTCTCGAAGAGTTATGGCGGTATGGACGGCGGCAGTGTTTGGGCGCTCAAGAAGCATTGAGTGCCCAACGATGGGATGCGTTGGCACACCACGCCAGCGCATTGCAAGAACTGTGGGCGGGATTGCATGATACTGTCAATTCCGAGGCTCCTGGTGCCCAAACTCTTCGAGGACTTTACTTTGGCCTATGGCGTTTGGCACTGCGTCTCGCGGTAGAGCATGACGCCGACGCGTTACGTCTGATGCAAACCACGATGGATATTCTTGAACCGCTGACGAAAGGACGTACTCTTTTAAATGAAAGACCTGAAACAGAACGAGCGTACTAG
- a CDS encoding glycosyltransferase family 2 protein: protein MGQLTLAMIVRDEARWLPSCLQSVKGIVDEMVVVDTGSRDDTPRIARQFGARVIEIPWRQDFARARNVSLDYVKTPWVLVLDADEQLHPDDAPLIRMALQTDKFHAYDLWQVSLLSDAQDVAWARVTRLFRNLPGIRYEGRIHEQVASNVVRHGYQLASLDARLWHFGYLRDIWTEKAKAERNYNLLQRAVREEPGNGYLWWQLAQSAISLEEWNMVQEATKKALDAGTLPDSLVPVAWLTLGKGAAGQGVWTVAAAAFARAEQTALPNPFADAVFYRGEVHRANRAWAAAEQAFSQALTIGDTTPIPLHEQGTGSYRAWHGLASTYWARGENDRAAATALVAYRHYPAYRPLWLLIRQIFGNYTPREFAQVIPNVAADLPGLVRSQAWFPGDLVDQEIALGWENLPVLP, encoded by the coding sequence ATGGGGCAATTGACCCTGGCTATGATTGTTCGTGATGAAGCCCGATGGCTCCCTTCGTGTCTGCAATCTGTCAAAGGAATTGTCGATGAAATGGTCGTGGTGGATACGGGTTCTCGTGATGACACGCCAAGAATTGCGCGGCAGTTTGGAGCTCGTGTCATAGAGATACCGTGGCGCCAAGATTTTGCCCGAGCCCGCAACGTTTCACTTGATTACGTGAAAACGCCGTGGGTATTGGTTTTGGATGCGGACGAGCAGCTGCACCCCGATGATGCCCCTCTCATCCGCATGGCATTGCAGACTGACAAGTTTCACGCCTATGATTTATGGCAAGTATCTTTGCTGTCCGATGCGCAAGATGTAGCTTGGGCCCGGGTTACTCGACTCTTTCGGAACTTGCCTGGTATTCGCTACGAAGGTCGAATTCATGAACAGGTCGCTAGTAACGTTGTCCGCCATGGTTATCAACTGGCGTCGTTGGATGCGCGACTGTGGCATTTTGGTTACTTACGCGACATATGGACAGAAAAGGCCAAGGCCGAACGAAATTATAATCTTCTTCAAAGAGCAGTACGAGAAGAACCGGGCAATGGGTATCTCTGGTGGCAACTAGCTCAGAGTGCTATTTCGCTTGAAGAGTGGAACATGGTGCAGGAAGCCACCAAAAAGGCTTTGGATGCGGGCACTCTTCCGGATTCTCTAGTGCCGGTGGCTTGGTTGACTTTAGGGAAGGGGGCAGCGGGCCAAGGCGTATGGACAGTAGCGGCAGCGGCATTTGCACGGGCCGAACAAACCGCTTTGCCAAACCCGTTTGCTGATGCGGTGTTTTATCGAGGCGAGGTTCATCGCGCTAACCGAGCTTGGGCGGCTGCTGAACAGGCATTTTCACAGGCCTTAACTATTGGCGATACAACGCCCATCCCCTTGCATGAGCAAGGAACTGGATCATACCGTGCTTGGCATGGACTGGCATCCACGTATTGGGCGCGAGGAGAGAATGATCGTGCAGCGGCAACCGCCCTTGTTGCTTATCGCCACTATCCAGCATATCGTCCTCTATGGTTACTGATTCGTCAAATTTTTGGAAATTATACGCCTCGTGAATTTGCTCAAGTTATTCCTAATGTGGCAGCGGATCTTCCCGGATTAGTGAGAAGTCAGGCATGGTTCCCTGGCGATTTGGTTGATCAAGAAATTGCTCTCGGATGGGAGAACCTTCCTGTTCTCCCATAG
- a CDS encoding GNAT family N-acetyltransferase, translating to MDPLNMKDRRGEPFIVRQATPDDTESILVQMDIVGREQTYMLHDTVTRSVENQKQTIRHMGENYLLLVAEVPAIGVVGSLEIVRGTFRKSQFTATFGMALLPAWRGRGIGQPLVESAEHWARIQGIRKISIAVLGINDNALRFYHRLGYTEEARLPRQYWLDNEPIDEIWLGKFL from the coding sequence ATGGATCCATTGAATATGAAAGATCGGCGCGGTGAGCCGTTTATTGTCCGACAAGCCACGCCAGATGATACGGAAAGCATTCTAGTCCAAATGGATATCGTAGGACGAGAACAAACCTACATGCTACATGATACGGTAACTCGGAGCGTTGAAAATCAAAAACAAACCATACGGCATATGGGAGAGAACTATTTACTTTTAGTAGCAGAAGTACCAGCTATCGGGGTTGTTGGATCGTTAGAAATAGTACGCGGCACGTTCCGAAAAAGCCAATTCACAGCAACTTTCGGAATGGCCCTTCTTCCCGCATGGCGCGGCCGAGGAATTGGACAGCCCTTGGTTGAAAGTGCCGAGCATTGGGCGCGTATTCAAGGAATTCGAAAAATTAGCATTGCTGTTCTGGGTATAAATGACAACGCTCTCCGATTTTATCATCGGTTAGGCTACACTGAGGAAGCTAGACTCCCCCGCCAGTACTGGCTTGACAATGAGCCGATCGACGAAATTTGGCTAGGCAAATTTCTTTAA
- a CDS encoding MFS transporter translates to MCYRRGEGLIRIKYRNVLILAFVDQVAITMSQQGLSILSVDFKNYAHLGVAQMGILFSTVALGAIIGMIPAGIILDRFGPKLVAWLSGAAIFIVMGVLALWLPTHFIPLMVLLGFVGFFLPALSLTGAAAVTTVFDGSRHEGMAIGFRQAATPLGGIIAASLFPLLVKTWTLKTVLLLIAVNVGGWTMLFGTILHQAPLKTHPSPASSFRIQYLWHQIKKLKMPLWVSFLLSPGQYALLTYAILDLHDRWHIHLTYAGPVIALALLGGFIARIWMGHLSDRGVPVPKLIRLTAGTGAVSLGLWAFIPRSTPLVALLFLFLALGAGLDGWNALLTAWIANVTSDDERGIGLGLIGLTGFIGIVLFLPVFGFLIRFTHSYRPAWGLLAVIYVAGIIVSRPSSPYKTH, encoded by the coding sequence ATGTGTTACAGGAGAGGGGAAGGTCTGATTCGGATTAAATATCGAAACGTCTTAATCCTTGCCTTTGTCGATCAAGTGGCGATTACCATGTCGCAGCAAGGCCTATCGATCTTAAGTGTGGATTTCAAAAATTATGCTCACCTGGGTGTGGCTCAGATGGGCATATTATTTTCGACGGTCGCCCTAGGTGCCATTATTGGCATGATTCCTGCTGGGATTATCTTGGACCGTTTTGGCCCCAAATTGGTGGCATGGCTATCAGGTGCCGCGATCTTTATCGTCATGGGCGTATTAGCCCTGTGGCTTCCCACCCATTTCATCCCTCTCATGGTCTTATTAGGCTTCGTGGGATTCTTTCTCCCCGCTCTTTCTCTCACCGGTGCTGCCGCGGTGACCACGGTCTTTGATGGATCGCGCCATGAGGGCATGGCCATTGGCTTTCGCCAAGCTGCGACCCCGCTTGGAGGGATTATTGCCGCCAGCTTGTTTCCCCTGCTGGTAAAAACCTGGACCCTGAAAACGGTGTTATTGCTGATTGCCGTGAATGTGGGGGGATGGACTATGCTGTTTGGCACCATCTTACACCAGGCTCCTCTAAAAACTCACCCCTCACCTGCGTCATCATTCCGTATTCAATATCTGTGGCACCAAATCAAAAAACTGAAAATGCCGCTATGGGTTAGTTTCTTATTATCCCCAGGTCAATATGCCCTGTTAACCTATGCGATCTTAGACTTGCATGATCGCTGGCATATCCACCTGACCTATGCGGGTCCGGTGATTGCCCTCGCTTTGTTAGGAGGATTTATTGCCCGCATCTGGATGGGCCATTTATCAGATAGGGGAGTTCCGGTTCCCAAACTGATTCGTCTCACGGCTGGCACTGGGGCCGTATCGCTGGGACTTTGGGCGTTCATTCCCAGAAGTACACCACTTGTTGCCCTATTATTCCTTTTTTTAGCCCTGGGGGCAGGTTTAGATGGGTGGAATGCCTTATTAACCGCTTGGATTGCCAATGTGACTTCCGATGATGAACGGGGAATAGGACTTGGGTTAATTGGCTTGACGGGCTTTATTGGAATTGTACTCTTTTTGCCGGTCTTTGGCTTTCTCATTCGTTTTACGCATTCCTACCGGCCAGCATGGGGATTATTGGCCGTGATTTATGTCGCCGGAATTATTGTCAGCCGCCCCTCTTCTCCCTACAAGACCCATTAA
- a CDS encoding chromate transporter, which produces MGTIFSLFINFLWVGALGFGGGFGMIPLMKTMTLDNHWVSLAVFDQAIAMGQVTPGPVAISATFIGERVLGPLGAVVATISVFTPSQVVIVILSHWYERFKKLMVVQNLLYISLAAVVGLIAGVSVTLGLSLIHDWEAGILAGIIAFLALRVKKIPYWALILGAGTLGAIFFRP; this is translated from the coding sequence ATGGGTACAATCTTCAGCTTGTTTATCAATTTTCTGTGGGTCGGGGCCTTGGGATTTGGCGGCGGTTTTGGCATGATCCCGCTCATGAAAACGATGACTTTAGATAATCACTGGGTGTCTTTGGCTGTTTTTGATCAGGCCATTGCCATGGGTCAAGTGACCCCTGGCCCTGTGGCTATTAGCGCGACCTTTATTGGTGAGCGCGTCTTAGGACCCTTGGGCGCTGTTGTCGCCACCATTTCGGTGTTTACGCCATCACAAGTGGTGATCGTGATTCTGAGCCACTGGTATGAGCGTTTTAAGAAGCTCATGGTGGTACAAAACCTGCTCTATATTAGTCTCGCTGCTGTCGTCGGTCTCATTGCAGGAGTTTCAGTGACATTAGGTCTCTCCTTGATTCATGATTGGGAGGCTGGAATCTTAGCTGGTATCATCGCGTTTTTAGCCTTGCGTGTCAAAAAAATTCCCTATTGGGCTTTGATTTTAGGCGCCGGTACGTTAGGCGCTATCTTTTTTAGACCGTAG
- a CDS encoding chromate transporter, translating to MNEKSPLASATLKALIITYTKIGLLGFGGGFAVLAFIRTEIVDREHWLTHAQFDHVVEMSAFAPGPTTTNVLAAIAYRILGWRGVIVGSIAVLWPSFVLMLVLAKLTAVIHNPWVTGALSGMEVAVVGLLVDVVWTLWKDVPHKLITIGIAASAFSLTLFAVIPYSLCYQPHFLD from the coding sequence ATGAATGAGAAAAGCCCACTGGCTTCAGCAACCCTGAAAGCTTTAATCATAACGTATACCAAAATTGGACTATTAGGGTTTGGAGGAGGATTTGCCGTTTTAGCATTTATCCGTACGGAAATCGTGGACCGTGAGCATTGGCTGACTCATGCCCAATTCGACCATGTCGTCGAAATGTCGGCCTTTGCTCCCGGACCGACGACGACGAACGTGCTGGCGGCCATTGCCTACCGAATTTTGGGGTGGCGGGGAGTGATCGTAGGGAGTATTGCGGTCTTATGGCCATCCTTTGTCTTAATGCTGGTCTTAGCAAAACTTACGGCAGTAATCCATAACCCTTGGGTGACGGGGGCGCTTTCGGGGATGGAAGTTGCTGTGGTCGGACTGTTGGTGGATGTGGTGTGGACCTTGTGGAAAGATGTCCCGCATAAACTAATCACTATAGGGATCGCCGCATCGGCTTTTAGCTTGACGCTATTTGCTGTTATCCCGTACTCATTATGCTATCAGCCGCACTTTTTGGACTGA